One window from the genome of Osmerus eperlanus chromosome 3, fOsmEpe2.1, whole genome shotgun sequence encodes:
- the ankrd10b gene encoding ankyrin repeat domain-containing protein 10b isoform X1, producing the protein MIMSVGTESGFSSEEVLNVRFPLHRACRDGDVGALCSLLQCVSNPADLAVEDSFYGWTPIHWAAHFGKLDCVMRLVQVGCGVNSVTSRFAQTPTHIAAFGGHPECLLWLLQVGADINRQDYVGETPIHKAARAGSVPCVQALLVQGATADMRNASGLTAADLAHAQGFGDCAEILSNAQNLQLNQAQTNRFCLNGGATGQNGGPSLPIIQGRSLLNGAPNRKRSFDSMEANQIKKARTDGLGLPQGVLNGNGSSCSTGADLMEGMQEELSPAEVWCSAGMGVGIPSNSHRLTHHLGYRHTTTETVVADGNAVSQVEHQTSVKMEQQYDHALYSTLMLYHGS; encoded by the exons ATGATAATGTCCGTCGGCACCGAGTCAGGATTCTCAAGTGAAGAGGTGTTAAACGTTCGTTTCCCTCTCCATCGCGCGTGTAGGGATGGAGATGTCGGTGCGTTGTGCTCGCTCCTCCAGTGCGTTAGCAACCCGGCCGACCTGGCTGTAGAAGACTCGTTTTACGGCTGGACTCCCATACACTGGGCGGCTCACTTTGGAAAG tTGGACTGTGTGATGCGTCTTGTCCAGGTGGGCTGTGGCGTTAACTCTGTGACCTCCAGGTTTGCCCAGACGCCCACCCACATTGCTGCGTTTGGTGGTCACCCTGAGTGCCTGCTGTGGCTGTTGCAAGTTGGcgcagacatcaacagacag gaCTATGTTGGTGAGACGCCTATCCATAAGGCAGCTCGTGCAGGCAGTGTCCCATGTGTCCAGGCTCTACTGGTTCAAGGGGCCACAGCTGA TATGAGAAATGCCAGTGGGTTGACGGCCGCAGACCTGGCCCATGCCCAGGGTTTCGGGGACTGTGCCGAGATCCTTTCTAATGCCCAGAACCTACAACTGAACCAGGCGCAGACCAACAGGTTCTGCTTGAATGGTGGTGCCACTGGCCAAAACGgaggcccctccctcccaatCATCCAGGGTCGGAGCCTCCTTAATGGGGCGCCTAATCGAAAACGTTCATTTGATAGCATGGAAGCCAATCAAATCAAGAAGGCGAGAACTGACG GTCTGGGCCTGCCACAGGGGGTACTGAATGGAAACGGGTCGTCCTGCAGCACTGGGGCTGACCTGATGGAGGGCATGCAGGAGGAGTTGTCACCTGCGGAGGTCTGGTGTTCAG CAGGTATGGGAGTGGGTATCCCTTCCAATAGTCACCGTCTGACCCATCACCTCGGCTACAGGCATACAACAACTGAGACTGTAGTGGCCGATGGCAACGCAGTCAGCCAGGTGGAGCACCAGACATCAGTGAAGATGGAGCAACAGTACGACCATGCCCTATACAGCACCTTGATGCTCTACCATGGCTCCTAA
- the ankrd10b gene encoding ankyrin repeat domain-containing protein 10b isoform X3, whose translation MIMSVGTESGFSSEEVLNVRFPLHRACRDGDVGALCSLLQCVSNPADLAVEDSFYGWTPIHWAAHFGKLDCVMRLVQVGCGVNSVTSRFAQTPTHIAAFGGHPECLLWLLQVGADINRQDYVGETPIHKAARAGSVPCVQALLVQGATADMRNASGLTAADLAHAQGFGDCAEILSNAQNLQLNQAQTNRFCLNGGATGQNGGPSLPIIQGRSLLNGAPNRKRSFDSMEANQIKKARTDGLGLPQGVLNGNGSSCSTGADLMEGMQEELSPAEVWCSGMGVGIPSNSHRLTHHLGYRHTTTETVVADGNAVSQVEHQTSVKMEQQYDHALYSTLMLYHGS comes from the exons ATGATAATGTCCGTCGGCACCGAGTCAGGATTCTCAAGTGAAGAGGTGTTAAACGTTCGTTTCCCTCTCCATCGCGCGTGTAGGGATGGAGATGTCGGTGCGTTGTGCTCGCTCCTCCAGTGCGTTAGCAACCCGGCCGACCTGGCTGTAGAAGACTCGTTTTACGGCTGGACTCCCATACACTGGGCGGCTCACTTTGGAAAG tTGGACTGTGTGATGCGTCTTGTCCAGGTGGGCTGTGGCGTTAACTCTGTGACCTCCAGGTTTGCCCAGACGCCCACCCACATTGCTGCGTTTGGTGGTCACCCTGAGTGCCTGCTGTGGCTGTTGCAAGTTGGcgcagacatcaacagacag gaCTATGTTGGTGAGACGCCTATCCATAAGGCAGCTCGTGCAGGCAGTGTCCCATGTGTCCAGGCTCTACTGGTTCAAGGGGCCACAGCTGA TATGAGAAATGCCAGTGGGTTGACGGCCGCAGACCTGGCCCATGCCCAGGGTTTCGGGGACTGTGCCGAGATCCTTTCTAATGCCCAGAACCTACAACTGAACCAGGCGCAGACCAACAGGTTCTGCTTGAATGGTGGTGCCACTGGCCAAAACGgaggcccctccctcccaatCATCCAGGGTCGGAGCCTCCTTAATGGGGCGCCTAATCGAAAACGTTCATTTGATAGCATGGAAGCCAATCAAATCAAGAAGGCGAGAACTGACG GTCTGGGCCTGCCACAGGGGGTACTGAATGGAAACGGGTCGTCCTGCAGCACTGGGGCTGACCTGATGGAGGGCATGCAGGAGGAGTTGTCACCTGCGGAGGTCTGGTGTTCAG GTATGGGAGTGGGTATCCCTTCCAATAGTCACCGTCTGACCCATCACCTCGGCTACAGGCATACAACAACTGAGACTGTAGTGGCCGATGGCAACGCAGTCAGCCAGGTGGAGCACCAGACATCAGTGAAGATGGAGCAACAGTACGACCATGCCCTATACAGCACCTTGATGCTCTACCATGGCTCCTAA
- the ankrd10b gene encoding ankyrin repeat domain-containing protein 10b isoform X2, giving the protein MIMSVGTESGFSSEEVLNVRFPLHRACRDGDVGALCSLLQCVSNPADLAVEDSFYGWTPIHWAAHFGKLDCVMRLVQVGCGVNSVTSRFAQTPTHIAAFGGHPECLLWLLQVGADINRQDYVGETPIHKAARAGSVPCVQALLVQGATADMRNASGLTAADLAHAQGFGDCAEILSNAQNLQLNQAQTNRFCLNGGATGQNGGPSLPIIQGRSLLNGAPNRKRSFDSMEANQIKKARTDGLGLPQGVLNGNGSSCSTGADLMEGMQEELSPAEVWCSGGPGPFTFGLSGWDPALNQGPLDQPGQNPGGEEVGNHAPKELEIITVTTMQIPCRCTNSYAYL; this is encoded by the exons ATGATAATGTCCGTCGGCACCGAGTCAGGATTCTCAAGTGAAGAGGTGTTAAACGTTCGTTTCCCTCTCCATCGCGCGTGTAGGGATGGAGATGTCGGTGCGTTGTGCTCGCTCCTCCAGTGCGTTAGCAACCCGGCCGACCTGGCTGTAGAAGACTCGTTTTACGGCTGGACTCCCATACACTGGGCGGCTCACTTTGGAAAG tTGGACTGTGTGATGCGTCTTGTCCAGGTGGGCTGTGGCGTTAACTCTGTGACCTCCAGGTTTGCCCAGACGCCCACCCACATTGCTGCGTTTGGTGGTCACCCTGAGTGCCTGCTGTGGCTGTTGCAAGTTGGcgcagacatcaacagacag gaCTATGTTGGTGAGACGCCTATCCATAAGGCAGCTCGTGCAGGCAGTGTCCCATGTGTCCAGGCTCTACTGGTTCAAGGGGCCACAGCTGA TATGAGAAATGCCAGTGGGTTGACGGCCGCAGACCTGGCCCATGCCCAGGGTTTCGGGGACTGTGCCGAGATCCTTTCTAATGCCCAGAACCTACAACTGAACCAGGCGCAGACCAACAGGTTCTGCTTGAATGGTGGTGCCACTGGCCAAAACGgaggcccctccctcccaatCATCCAGGGTCGGAGCCTCCTTAATGGGGCGCCTAATCGAAAACGTTCATTTGATAGCATGGAAGCCAATCAAATCAAGAAGGCGAGAACTGACG GTCTGGGCCTGCCACAGGGGGTACTGAATGGAAACGGGTCGTCCTGCAGCACTGGGGCTGACCTGATGGAGGGCATGCAGGAGGAGTTGTCACCTGCGGAGGTCTGGTGTTCAGGTGGGCCAGGACCATTTACATTTGGGCTGAGTGGCTGGGATCCTGCACTTAACCAAGGTCCGTTGGATCAACCTGGTCAGAACccggggggtgaggaggtggggaaCCATGCCCCAAAGGAGCTGGAGATCATCACCGTGACGACCATGCAGATCCCCTGTCGCTGCACCAACTCCTATGCCTACCTGTAG
- the ube2al gene encoding ubiquitin conjugating enzyme E2 A, like encodes MSTPARRRLMRDFKRLQEDPPAGVSGAPSENNIMVWNAVIFGPEGTPFEDGTFKLTVEFTEEYPNKPPTVRFVSKMFHPNVYADGSICLDILQNRWSPTYDVSSILTSIQSLLDEPNPNSPANSQAAQLYQENKREYEKRVSAIVEQSWRDS; translated from the exons ATGTCGACACCGGCAAGAAGACGGCTTATGAGAGACTTTAAGCG GCTACAGGAGGACCCACCGGCTGGTGTTAGCGGTGCCCCATCAGAAAACAACATCATGGTGTGGAATGCGGTCATTTTCGG CCCCGAAGGGACACCTTTTGAGGACG GGACATTCAAGCTTACTGTAGAGTTTACGGAAGAATACCCAAACAAGCCTCCAACagtcagatttgtgtcaaagaTGTTTCATCCAAACG TTTATGCAGATGGCAGTATATGCTTGGATATCCTACAGAACCGATGGAGTCCAACCTATGATGTATCCTCCATTCTTACTTCTATCCAG TCCTTGCTGGATGAGCCCAACCCCAACAGCCCGGCCAACAGCCAGGCGGCCCAGCTGTATCAAGAGAACAAGAGGGAGTACGAGAAGCGTGTGTCAGCCATCGTAGAACAGAGCTGGAGGGACagttga
- the ing1 gene encoding inhibitor of growth protein 1, protein MLNPANGDPVHVVTNYVEEYLDLVESLPFDLQRSVSLMKEIDAKYQDVLQELDDAYERYRRETDPQQRRRLQLAIQRALIRSQELGDEKIQIAGQMVELVENRSRQVDWHSELLHTTQETPESNIPTATSVTTPTASLMSPSCATITPGKAGHHDKRREEVTPSSGSVDKSSGKRSRRQKNGENRESYGGLDPSEEAGMGASREKRAKTSAKKKKRSKGKSEREVSPPDLPIDPDEPTYCLCEQVSYGEMIGCDNDECPIEWFHFSCVGLHHKPKGKWFCPKCRGENEKTMDKALERAKKEKAYNR, encoded by the exons ATGTTGAACCCGGCAAATGGAGACCCCGTCCACGTCGTCACAAACTATGTGGAAGAATATCTGGACTTGGTCGAGTCATTACCTTTCGACCTGCAGAGGAGTGTGTCTCTAATGAAGGAAATCGATGCCAAATATCAAG ATGTACTGCAAGAGCTGGATGATGCCTATGAACGTTACCGTCGGGAGACAGACCCTCAGCAGCGCCGCCGACTTCAGCTGGCTATTCAGAGAGCTCTGATCCGCAGTCAGGAGCTGGGAGATGAGAAGATCCAGATTGCTGGTCAGATG GTGGAGCTGGTAGAAAATAGGTCCCGCCAGGTGGACTGGCACTCGGAACTCCTGCACACCACCCAGGAGACCCCTGAAAGTAACATCCCCACGGCAACATCTGTAACAACTCCCACGGCATCCTTGATGTCACCGTCCTGTGCCACCATTACCCCAGGCAAGGCAGGACACCACGACAAGCGCCGTGAAGAAGTCACGCCGAGTTCAGGCAGCGTGGACAAGTCCAGCGGTAAACGGTCCAGGCGGCAGAAGAACGGCGAGAACAGGGAGAGCTACGGAGGTCTGGATCCCAGCGAAGAGGCAGGTATGGGGGCATCCAGGGAGAAGAGGGCCAAGACCTCGGCCAAGAAGAAAAAGAGGTCAAAGGGCAagtcagagagggaggtgtcGCCGCCAGACCTGCCTATCGACCCAGATGAGCCCACATACTGCTTGTGTGAACAAGTGTCGTACGGCGAAATGATTGGCTGTGATAATGATGAGTGTCCAATAGAGTGGTTCCACTTCTCCTGCGTGGGACTGCATCACAAGCCCAAAGGGAAGTGGTTCTGTCCCAAGTGTCGGGGGGAGAATGAGAAGACCATGGACAAGGCCCTGGAGAGGGCTAAAAAGGAGAAAGCCTACAACAGGTAG
- the naxd gene encoding ATP-dependent (S)-NAD(P)H-hydrate dehydratase isoform X2, with product MILQKLNRLNLCAFVSITRRFGVGTLVSTPHRSMDEILPLVKSIVPPLTSKKHKGQDGRIGIIGGCQEYTGAPYFAAISALKVGADLSHVFCSKDAATVIKSYSPELIVHPVLDSPNVVEEIEKWLPRLHALVVGPGLGRDPMLLSAAREVIEKSKARDIPIIIDADGLWLVTEYPSVIHGYQKGILTPNYMEFTRLYEAMIHQPLNGSDLLLTARQLSVAMGNLTVVLKGEEDLITDGSQVISCSQEGSGRRCGGQGDLLSGSLGVLAHWAYANSANLSTSTRFSPSLVAAWGATTLTRQCNRQAFLKHGRSTTTSDMLKEISPAFRVLFEGEY from the exons ATGATTCTACAAAAGCTGAATCGTTTAAATCTGTGTGCCTTCGTTTCAATAACTCGCAGATTTGGTGTAG GCACCTTGGTGTCCACACCACACAGAAGCATGGATGAAATTCTTCCACTGGTAAAGAGTATAGTTCCTCCATTGACGTCTAAAAAGCACAAAGGCCAGGACGGTCGAATAGGGATTATCGGAGGTTGTCAAGA GTACACAGGTGCACCATATTTTGCTGCCATCTCTGCACTCAAAGTC GGGGCTGACCTGTCTCATGTATTCTGCTCCAAAGATGCTGCCACTGTCATCAAATCCTACAGCCCAGAGCTCATAGTCCACCCTGTCCT ggaCAGTCCCAATGTTGTAGAGGAGATTGAGAAGTGGCTGCCCAGATTGCATGCCCTGGTGGTGGgcccagggctggggagggatcCCATGTTGTTAAGCGCTGCCAGG GAAGTTATAGAAAAGTCCAAGGCAAGAGATATCCCCATAATCATTGATGCA GATGGACTGTGGCTGGTTACTGAGTATCCATCTGTGATCCATGGTTACCAAAAGGGCATTCTCACACCCAACTACATGGAGTTTACCAGGCTGTACGAGGCTATG ATCCATCAGCCCCTAAACGGCAGTGATCTTCTGTTGACTGCCAGGCAACTCAGTGTTGCTATGGGCAACCTCACAGTGGtgctgaaaggagaggaggatctCATCACAGACGGCAGCCAGG TGATTTCATGCAGCCAGGAGGGcagtgggaggaggtgtgggggccAAGGGGACCTCTTGTCCGGGTCACTGGGTGTGCTGGCACACTGGGCCTACGCCAATTCTGCAAACCTTTCCACAAG cacCAGATTCAGCCCTTCTCTTGTGGCAGCATGGGGGGCCACTACTCTGACCAGGCAGTGTAACAGACAGGCCTTCCTCAAACATGGCCGTTCCACCACCACCTCAGACATGTTGAAGGAAATCAGCCCAGCCTTTAGAGTTCTCTTTGAGGGAGAGTACTGA
- the naxd gene encoding ATP-dependent (S)-NAD(P)H-hydrate dehydratase isoform X6 produces MKFFHWYTGAPYFAAISALKVGADLSHVFCSKDAATVIKSYSPELIVHPVLDSPNVVEEIEKWLPRLHALVVGPGLGRDPMLLSAAREVIEKSKARDIPIIIDADGLWLVTEYPSVIHGYQKGILTPNYMEFTRLYEAMIHQPLNGSDLLLTARQLSVAMGNLTVVLKGEEDLITDGSQVISCSQEGSGRRCGGQGDLLSGSLGVLAHWAYANSANLSTSTRFSPSLVAAWGATTLTRQCNRQAFLKHGRSTTTSDMLKEISPAFRVLFEGEY; encoded by the exons ATGAAATTCTTCCACTG GTACACAGGTGCACCATATTTTGCTGCCATCTCTGCACTCAAAGTC GGGGCTGACCTGTCTCATGTATTCTGCTCCAAAGATGCTGCCACTGTCATCAAATCCTACAGCCCAGAGCTCATAGTCCACCCTGTCCT ggaCAGTCCCAATGTTGTAGAGGAGATTGAGAAGTGGCTGCCCAGATTGCATGCCCTGGTGGTGGgcccagggctggggagggatcCCATGTTGTTAAGCGCTGCCAGG GAAGTTATAGAAAAGTCCAAGGCAAGAGATATCCCCATAATCATTGATGCA GATGGACTGTGGCTGGTTACTGAGTATCCATCTGTGATCCATGGTTACCAAAAGGGCATTCTCACACCCAACTACATGGAGTTTACCAGGCTGTACGAGGCTATG ATCCATCAGCCCCTAAACGGCAGTGATCTTCTGTTGACTGCCAGGCAACTCAGTGTTGCTATGGGCAACCTCACAGTGGtgctgaaaggagaggaggatctCATCACAGACGGCAGCCAGG TGATTTCATGCAGCCAGGAGGGcagtgggaggaggtgtgggggccAAGGGGACCTCTTGTCCGGGTCACTGGGTGTGCTGGCACACTGGGCCTACGCCAATTCTGCAAACCTTTCCACAAG cacCAGATTCAGCCCTTCTCTTGTGGCAGCATGGGGGGCCACTACTCTGACCAGGCAGTGTAACAGACAGGCCTTCCTCAAACATGGCCGTTCCACCACCACCTCAGACATGTTGAAGGAAATCAGCCCAGCCTTTAGAGTTCTCTTTGAGGGAGAGTACTGA
- the naxd gene encoding ATP-dependent (S)-NAD(P)H-hydrate dehydratase isoform X4 — protein MDEILPLVKSIVPPLTSKKHKGQDGRIGIIGGCQEYTGAPYFAAISALKVGADLSHVFCSKDAATVIKSYSPELIVHPVLDSPNVVEEIEKWLPRLHALVVGPGLGRDPMLLSAAREVIEKSKARDIPIIIDADGLWLVTEYPSVIHGYQKGILTPNYMEFTRLYEAMIHQPLNGSDLLLTARQLSVAMGNLTVVLKGEEDLITDGSQVISCSQEGSGRRCGGQGDLLSGSLGVLAHWAYANSANLSTSTRFSPSLVAAWGATTLTRQCNRQAFLKHGRSTTTSDMLKEISPAFRVLFEGEY, from the exons ATGGATGAAATTCTTCCACTGGTAAAGAGTATAGTTCCTCCATTGACGTCTAAAAAGCACAAAGGCCAGGACGGTCGAATAGGGATTATCGGAGGTTGTCAAGA GTACACAGGTGCACCATATTTTGCTGCCATCTCTGCACTCAAAGTC GGGGCTGACCTGTCTCATGTATTCTGCTCCAAAGATGCTGCCACTGTCATCAAATCCTACAGCCCAGAGCTCATAGTCCACCCTGTCCT ggaCAGTCCCAATGTTGTAGAGGAGATTGAGAAGTGGCTGCCCAGATTGCATGCCCTGGTGGTGGgcccagggctggggagggatcCCATGTTGTTAAGCGCTGCCAGG GAAGTTATAGAAAAGTCCAAGGCAAGAGATATCCCCATAATCATTGATGCA GATGGACTGTGGCTGGTTACTGAGTATCCATCTGTGATCCATGGTTACCAAAAGGGCATTCTCACACCCAACTACATGGAGTTTACCAGGCTGTACGAGGCTATG ATCCATCAGCCCCTAAACGGCAGTGATCTTCTGTTGACTGCCAGGCAACTCAGTGTTGCTATGGGCAACCTCACAGTGGtgctgaaaggagaggaggatctCATCACAGACGGCAGCCAGG TGATTTCATGCAGCCAGGAGGGcagtgggaggaggtgtgggggccAAGGGGACCTCTTGTCCGGGTCACTGGGTGTGCTGGCACACTGGGCCTACGCCAATTCTGCAAACCTTTCCACAAG cacCAGATTCAGCCCTTCTCTTGTGGCAGCATGGGGGGCCACTACTCTGACCAGGCAGTGTAACAGACAGGCCTTCCTCAAACATGGCCGTTCCACCACCACCTCAGACATGTTGAAGGAAATCAGCCCAGCCTTTAGAGTTCTCTTTGAGGGAGAGTACTGA
- the naxd gene encoding ATP-dependent (S)-NAD(P)H-hydrate dehydratase isoform X1: MAACNGTWIVAVSSMFLLIAVTLVYINEKGTLVSTPHRSMDEILPLVKSIVPPLTSKKHKGQDGRIGIIGGCQEYTGAPYFAAISALKVGADLSHVFCSKDAATVIKSYSPELIVHPVLDSPNVVEEIEKWLPRLHALVVGPGLGRDPMLLSAAREVIEKSKARDIPIIIDADGLWLVTEYPSVIHGYQKGILTPNYMEFTRLYEAMIHQPLNGSDLLLTARQLSVAMGNLTVVLKGEEDLITDGSQVISCSQEGSGRRCGGQGDLLSGSLGVLAHWAYANSANLSTSTRFSPSLVAAWGATTLTRQCNRQAFLKHGRSTTTSDMLKEISPAFRVLFEGEY; this comes from the exons ATGGCGGCATGCAACGGGACTTGGATAGTGGCAGTTTCCTCCATGTTTTTGTTGATTGCTGTGACACTTGTTTATATTAATGAGAAAG GCACCTTGGTGTCCACACCACACAGAAGCATGGATGAAATTCTTCCACTGGTAAAGAGTATAGTTCCTCCATTGACGTCTAAAAAGCACAAAGGCCAGGACGGTCGAATAGGGATTATCGGAGGTTGTCAAGA GTACACAGGTGCACCATATTTTGCTGCCATCTCTGCACTCAAAGTC GGGGCTGACCTGTCTCATGTATTCTGCTCCAAAGATGCTGCCACTGTCATCAAATCCTACAGCCCAGAGCTCATAGTCCACCCTGTCCT ggaCAGTCCCAATGTTGTAGAGGAGATTGAGAAGTGGCTGCCCAGATTGCATGCCCTGGTGGTGGgcccagggctggggagggatcCCATGTTGTTAAGCGCTGCCAGG GAAGTTATAGAAAAGTCCAAGGCAAGAGATATCCCCATAATCATTGATGCA GATGGACTGTGGCTGGTTACTGAGTATCCATCTGTGATCCATGGTTACCAAAAGGGCATTCTCACACCCAACTACATGGAGTTTACCAGGCTGTACGAGGCTATG ATCCATCAGCCCCTAAACGGCAGTGATCTTCTGTTGACTGCCAGGCAACTCAGTGTTGCTATGGGCAACCTCACAGTGGtgctgaaaggagaggaggatctCATCACAGACGGCAGCCAGG TGATTTCATGCAGCCAGGAGGGcagtgggaggaggtgtgggggccAAGGGGACCTCTTGTCCGGGTCACTGGGTGTGCTGGCACACTGGGCCTACGCCAATTCTGCAAACCTTTCCACAAG cacCAGATTCAGCCCTTCTCTTGTGGCAGCATGGGGGGCCACTACTCTGACCAGGCAGTGTAACAGACAGGCCTTCCTCAAACATGGCCGTTCCACCACCACCTCAGACATGTTGAAGGAAATCAGCCCAGCCTTTAGAGTTCTCTTTGAGGGAGAGTACTGA
- the naxd gene encoding ATP-dependent (S)-NAD(P)H-hydrate dehydratase isoform X5, producing MRKAPWCPHHTEAWMKFFHWYTGAPYFAAISALKVGADLSHVFCSKDAATVIKSYSPELIVHPVLDSPNVVEEIEKWLPRLHALVVGPGLGRDPMLLSAAREVIEKSKARDIPIIIDADGLWLVTEYPSVIHGYQKGILTPNYMEFTRLYEAMIHQPLNGSDLLLTARQLSVAMGNLTVVLKGEEDLITDGSQVISCSQEGSGRRCGGQGDLLSGSLGVLAHWAYANSANLSTSTRFSPSLVAAWGATTLTRQCNRQAFLKHGRSTTTSDMLKEISPAFRVLFEGEY from the exons ATGAGAAAG GCACCTTGGTGTCCACACCACACAGAAGCATGGATGAAATTCTTCCACTG GTACACAGGTGCACCATATTTTGCTGCCATCTCTGCACTCAAAGTC GGGGCTGACCTGTCTCATGTATTCTGCTCCAAAGATGCTGCCACTGTCATCAAATCCTACAGCCCAGAGCTCATAGTCCACCCTGTCCT ggaCAGTCCCAATGTTGTAGAGGAGATTGAGAAGTGGCTGCCCAGATTGCATGCCCTGGTGGTGGgcccagggctggggagggatcCCATGTTGTTAAGCGCTGCCAGG GAAGTTATAGAAAAGTCCAAGGCAAGAGATATCCCCATAATCATTGATGCA GATGGACTGTGGCTGGTTACTGAGTATCCATCTGTGATCCATGGTTACCAAAAGGGCATTCTCACACCCAACTACATGGAGTTTACCAGGCTGTACGAGGCTATG ATCCATCAGCCCCTAAACGGCAGTGATCTTCTGTTGACTGCCAGGCAACTCAGTGTTGCTATGGGCAACCTCACAGTGGtgctgaaaggagaggaggatctCATCACAGACGGCAGCCAGG TGATTTCATGCAGCCAGGAGGGcagtgggaggaggtgtgggggccAAGGGGACCTCTTGTCCGGGTCACTGGGTGTGCTGGCACACTGGGCCTACGCCAATTCTGCAAACCTTTCCACAAG cacCAGATTCAGCCCTTCTCTTGTGGCAGCATGGGGGGCCACTACTCTGACCAGGCAGTGTAACAGACAGGCCTTCCTCAAACATGGCCGTTCCACCACCACCTCAGACATGTTGAAGGAAATCAGCCCAGCCTTTAGAGTTCTCTTTGAGGGAGAGTACTGA
- the naxd gene encoding ATP-dependent (S)-NAD(P)H-hydrate dehydratase isoform X3, protein MAACNGTWIVAVSSMFLLIAVTLVYINEKGTLVSTPHRSMDEILPLVKSIVPPLTSKKHKGQDGRIGIIGGCQEYTGAPYFAAISALKVGADLSHVFCSKDAATVIKSYSPELIVHPVLDSPNVVEEIEKWLPRLHALVVGPGLGRDPMLLSAAREVIEKSKARDIPIIIDADGLWLVTEYPSVIHGYQKGILTPNYMEFTRLYEAMIHQPLNGSDLLLTARQLSVAMGNLTVVLKGEEDLITDGSQGQLCNTDFMQPGGQWEEVWGPRGPLVRVTGCAGTLGLRQFCKPFHKHQIQPFSCGSMGGHYSDQAV, encoded by the exons ATGGCGGCATGCAACGGGACTTGGATAGTGGCAGTTTCCTCCATGTTTTTGTTGATTGCTGTGACACTTGTTTATATTAATGAGAAAG GCACCTTGGTGTCCACACCACACAGAAGCATGGATGAAATTCTTCCACTGGTAAAGAGTATAGTTCCTCCATTGACGTCTAAAAAGCACAAAGGCCAGGACGGTCGAATAGGGATTATCGGAGGTTGTCAAGA GTACACAGGTGCACCATATTTTGCTGCCATCTCTGCACTCAAAGTC GGGGCTGACCTGTCTCATGTATTCTGCTCCAAAGATGCTGCCACTGTCATCAAATCCTACAGCCCAGAGCTCATAGTCCACCCTGTCCT ggaCAGTCCCAATGTTGTAGAGGAGATTGAGAAGTGGCTGCCCAGATTGCATGCCCTGGTGGTGGgcccagggctggggagggatcCCATGTTGTTAAGCGCTGCCAGG GAAGTTATAGAAAAGTCCAAGGCAAGAGATATCCCCATAATCATTGATGCA GATGGACTGTGGCTGGTTACTGAGTATCCATCTGTGATCCATGGTTACCAAAAGGGCATTCTCACACCCAACTACATGGAGTTTACCAGGCTGTACGAGGCTATG ATCCATCAGCCCCTAAACGGCAGTGATCTTCTGTTGACTGCCAGGCAACTCAGTGTTGCTATGGGCAACCTCACAGTGGtgctgaaaggagaggaggatctCATCACAGACGGCAGCCAGGGTCAGTTGTGCAATAC TGATTTCATGCAGCCAGGAGGGcagtgggaggaggtgtgggggccAAGGGGACCTCTTGTCCGGGTCACTGGGTGTGCTGGCACACTGGGCCTACGCCAATTCTGCAAACCTTTCCACAAG cacCAGATTCAGCCCTTCTCTTGTGGCAGCATGGGGGGCCACTACTCTGACCAGGCAGTGTAA